From a region of the Streptomyces asoensis genome:
- a CDS encoding SCO0607 family lipoprotein, with protein MRIAAAAFASVAAVVALTGCSGWEYREDVCASGEYPVLSVGGTGSACVSDGQEPPSGFARYPQGKVPQEVGDKWDTYWDTHTLDKEGNVIDAPAEG; from the coding sequence ATGCGCATCGCGGCCGCCGCTTTCGCGAGCGTGGCCGCGGTGGTGGCGCTCACCGGTTGCTCCGGCTGGGAGTACCGCGAAGACGTCTGCGCGAGTGGCGAGTACCCCGTCCTGTCCGTGGGCGGAACCGGCAGTGCCTGCGTTTCGGACGGACAGGAACCTCCGTCGGGATTCGCGCGGTATCCGCAGGGCAAGGTGCCGCAGGAGGTCGGCGACAAGTGGGACACGTACTGGGACACCCACACCCTGGACAAGGAGGGCAACGTCATCGACGCCCCGGCGGAGGGCTGA
- a CDS encoding thioesterase II family protein: MSTDRSTGTGAPGGAADAGDTLWVRRFHPVADARVRVVFLPHAGGSASFFFPFSAALAATGRVEALSVQYPGRQDRRDEAPLRSLAELADGVHRALRGWTDRPLVLMGHSMGAVIAYEVARLGEREGNGVPLGVIASGRRAPSVHRVEDAHRLGDKEFLAEVRSLSGTASALLDDEEIVRMILPGLRADYQAVETHEPAPEPLLRCPVGVVTGDADPRVTPEEAQAWRRHTTGGFRFRVFPGGHFYLNDHQASVADTIDEYVAAFAKEAAADAG, from the coding sequence ATGAGCACGGACAGGAGCACGGGAACGGGCGCGCCGGGCGGCGCTGCCGACGCCGGGGACACCCTGTGGGTGCGGCGGTTCCATCCGGTGGCGGACGCAAGGGTGCGGGTGGTGTTCCTGCCGCACGCGGGTGGTTCGGCGTCGTTCTTCTTCCCCTTCTCGGCGGCACTGGCCGCCACCGGTCGCGTCGAGGCGCTCAGCGTGCAGTACCCGGGGCGCCAGGACCGGCGTGACGAGGCGCCGTTGCGGTCCCTGGCGGAACTGGCGGACGGCGTCCACCGGGCGCTGCGCGGCTGGACGGACCGGCCGCTGGTGCTGATGGGGCACAGCATGGGCGCGGTCATCGCCTACGAGGTGGCCCGGCTGGGGGAACGCGAGGGGAACGGTGTGCCGCTCGGCGTCATCGCCTCCGGCCGCAGGGCCCCGTCGGTACACCGGGTGGAGGACGCGCACCGGCTCGGCGACAAGGAGTTCCTGGCCGAGGTCCGCTCCCTGAGCGGCACCGCTTCGGCGCTCCTGGACGACGAGGAGATCGTACGGATGATCCTGCCGGGGCTGCGGGCCGACTACCAGGCGGTGGAGACGCACGAGCCGGCGCCCGAGCCGCTGTTGCGCTGCCCCGTCGGGGTGGTCACGGGCGACGCGGACCCGCGGGTGACGCCGGAGGAGGCGCAGGCGTGGCGTCGGCACACCACGGGCGGCTTCCGCTTCCGCGTCTTCCCGGGCGGGCACTTCTACCTCAACGACCACCAGGCGTCGGTGGCGGACACGATCGACGAGTACGTGGCGGCGTTCGCGAAGGAGGCGGCGGCCGACGCCGGTTGA
- the cdgB gene encoding diguanylate cyclase CdgB: protein MDKSHSLQAAVQGLHLARSLADTLQIVADGLVTGLGYELACVNLVRTDGNLVVASFAGNPAAEELITGRVGSRESWERRLSMGEAWGDLRFIPHTEGWVLDDDDVPQWYTDGPAPSSEDEWHPSDRLFAPLYTRSASGASRGELLGVISVDRPLTRRRPTPDERRDLEEYAFQAAIAISNARLRANMQRALVRQEREQQALRASEESFRQAFEYAPNGMAIAEMGGDHHGRILQTNDALCRMLGRPASAMRRYSFSDLVHPEDIGTLLRTSSEGGHAELRLGRRDGTYLWTSLRNSVVADADDGPRFLLTHVEDIEERKHREFELAHRASHDDLTGLPNSAELHARIDARLCALPEHGADAAGEPHDNSYLGYDDQAAPPHTHVWAPVREDDTHGLALIFFALRDFKAINTQFGHDAGDSVLVEVARRLRQAIRDNDTVARYGGDEFVVLADDFGPADAHTAAVWMQSQIHLPISLGGQVVRMHAGVGIAWAQCGTSPSDTLRAARGFAS from the coding sequence ATCGACAAGAGCCACAGTCTTCAGGCCGCGGTCCAGGGTCTCCATCTCGCCCGCAGCCTCGCGGACACCCTGCAGATCGTCGCCGACGGTCTGGTGACTGGTCTCGGCTACGAACTGGCGTGCGTCAACCTCGTCCGCACGGACGGCAATCTCGTCGTCGCCTCTTTCGCGGGCAATCCTGCCGCCGAGGAGCTGATCACCGGCCGCGTCGGTTCCCGCGAGTCCTGGGAACGTCGGCTGAGCATGGGCGAGGCCTGGGGCGACCTGCGGTTCATACCGCACACCGAAGGCTGGGTCCTCGACGATGACGACGTACCGCAGTGGTACACCGACGGCCCCGCCCCCAGTTCCGAGGACGAGTGGCACCCCTCCGACCGCCTCTTCGCGCCGCTCTACACCCGAAGCGCTTCCGGTGCCTCCCGCGGTGAGCTGCTCGGTGTGATCTCCGTCGACCGGCCCCTCACACGCCGGCGTCCCACGCCGGACGAGCGCCGGGATCTGGAGGAGTACGCCTTCCAGGCCGCCATCGCGATCAGCAACGCGCGGTTACGTGCGAACATGCAACGCGCACTGGTCAGACAAGAAAGAGAGCAGCAGGCGCTGCGGGCCAGCGAGGAATCCTTCCGCCAAGCCTTCGAGTACGCACCCAACGGTATGGCCATCGCCGAGATGGGCGGCGACCACCACGGCCGCATCCTCCAGACGAACGACGCGCTGTGCCGCATGCTGGGCCGCCCGGCCTCCGCCATGCGCCGTTACTCGTTCTCCGACCTTGTCCACCCCGAAGACATAGGCACTTTGCTCCGCACCAGCTCTGAGGGCGGGCACGCGGAACTGCGCCTCGGGCGCCGCGACGGCACGTACCTGTGGACCTCGCTGCGCAACAGCGTCGTCGCGGACGCCGACGACGGCCCCCGCTTCCTGCTCACTCACGTCGAGGACATCGAGGAGCGCAAGCACCGCGAGTTCGAACTCGCCCACCGTGCCTCGCATGACGACCTCACAGGCCTGCCGAACTCCGCCGAGCTGCACGCCCGCATCGACGCCCGTCTCTGCGCACTCCCGGAGCACGGGGCCGACGCCGCCGGGGAGCCACATGACAACTCCTACCTTGGATACGACGACCAGGCCGCGCCCCCTCACACTCACGTATGGGCCCCCGTACGCGAGGACGACACCCATGGCCTGGCCCTGATTTTCTTCGCCTTGCGCGACTTCAAGGCGATCAACACCCAGTTCGGGCACGACGCGGGGGACAGCGTCCTCGTCGAGGTCGCACGGCGGCTCCGTCAAGCCATACGCGACAACGACACGGTCGCCCGGTACGGCGGAGACGAGTTCGTCGTCCTCGCCGACGACTTCGGCCCCGCCGACGCACACACCGCCGCGGTGTGGATGCAGTCCCAGATCCACCTGCCGATCTCTCTGGGCGGCCAGGTGGTCCGCATGCACGCGGGTGTCGGTATCGCATGGGCCCAGTGCGGGACGTCCCCTAGTGACACCCTGCGGGCGGCCCGCGGGTTCGCGTCGTGA
- a CDS encoding response regulator transcription factor, protein MIRVLVADDEPLIRAGIRMILTSADDIDVIAEAGDGREAVETARGGGVDVALLDIQMPVMDGLTALVELGRAAPKVRVLILTTFGERDNVLRTLGHGGAGFLLKDSAPDELIQAVRAAAAGNAYLSPAATRHVADALSATGATTRGEAARRRLDGLTTREREVLALLGEGLSNADAGRRLHMSEATVKTYVSRILTKLDCDNRVQAALLARDAGLQPGGLQPGRH, encoded by the coding sequence GTGATCCGGGTCCTCGTCGCCGACGACGAGCCGCTCATCAGGGCCGGCATCAGAATGATCCTCACCTCGGCCGACGACATCGACGTGATCGCCGAGGCCGGGGACGGCCGCGAGGCGGTGGAGACGGCCCGGGGCGGCGGGGTCGACGTGGCGCTGCTGGACATCCAGATGCCGGTGATGGACGGGCTGACGGCGCTGGTCGAACTCGGCCGCGCCGCGCCGAAGGTACGGGTCCTGATCCTCACCACCTTCGGAGAGCGGGACAACGTACTGCGCACGCTCGGCCACGGCGGTGCGGGGTTCCTGCTGAAGGACTCCGCGCCCGACGAGCTGATCCAGGCGGTGCGGGCCGCGGCGGCAGGTAACGCGTACCTCTCACCCGCAGCCACCCGGCATGTGGCGGACGCGCTCTCCGCCACCGGGGCCACCACGCGCGGGGAGGCCGCGCGCCGCCGGCTCGACGGGCTCACCACCCGGGAGCGCGAGGTGCTGGCGCTGCTCGGGGAGGGGCTCTCCAACGCGGACGCGGGGCGGCGGCTGCATATGAGCGAGGCCACGGTGAAGACGTACGTCAGCCGCATCCTCACCAAGCTCGACTGCGACAACCGAGTCCAGGCCGCCCTCCTCGCTCGCGACGCAGGGCTCCAGCCGGGGGGACTTCAGCCGGGCAGGCACTGA
- a CDS encoding sensor histidine kinase: MIWSPARIVGEAVLAVTLAGLATGIGAWMDTIGAQTVLLAGAMALLAPARHALPATALILSAPLAGGWNVMASVLLVCAAWSAGRRITEPWRVAAAFGAACVLHTVPDLYQDIASGVAPVLLVTLGWNVATFLTLAVVPALVGRYRDQRRRLLDALWLNNEQLRREQAMVAREARLLERNRIAHDMHDSLGHQLALISVHAGALQVDPELTANQREAVRILRGASVTAMAELRAAVGVLHDEAEYGEYREHQGHQPQSVGDAASVSYAPRTIAAIDGLVESSRGAGTAVSLDRSGVRRPLAPAADHEAYRIVQEGLTNAHKHAPGAPIRLALRYEPDSLVVEVTNGPVSGGAPEVPPEISGGQGLKGLCERVGRVGGMVHTGPTEDGGFRIAGMLPYGEESKAGSGAEGRVGNLGGHGAGSGARGGAGPNGATSVVSARDFRGQRRPGAVGDGGTVINGADPQREFTTTMSTRKNVAIGCAVTAVVLVAGVIGLGVWGIGVMTEEVKKADISPSVYEEAKVGDAEADIQARLPEEDSWLTSDLADQGPKLPEGATCRHFTSKDDQGADALTVFRFCFQDGKLVSKETYKAK, encoded by the coding sequence GTGATCTGGAGCCCCGCCCGTATCGTCGGGGAGGCGGTGCTCGCCGTCACCCTCGCCGGGCTCGCCACGGGCATCGGCGCGTGGATGGACACTATCGGCGCGCAGACCGTCCTCCTCGCCGGGGCGATGGCCCTGCTGGCGCCCGCGCGCCACGCGCTGCCCGCGACCGCCCTGATCCTCTCCGCCCCGCTGGCCGGGGGGTGGAATGTCATGGCCTCCGTGCTGCTGGTGTGCGCCGCCTGGTCGGCGGGGCGGCGGATCACGGAACCCTGGCGGGTGGCCGCCGCGTTCGGGGCCGCGTGTGTGCTCCACACTGTCCCGGACCTGTACCAGGACATCGCCTCAGGGGTCGCGCCTGTGCTGCTCGTCACCCTCGGGTGGAACGTCGCGACATTCCTCACCCTTGCCGTGGTGCCTGCCCTCGTCGGCCGCTACCGGGACCAACGGCGGCGGCTGCTCGATGCGTTGTGGCTGAACAACGAGCAACTCAGGCGCGAGCAGGCGATGGTGGCCCGCGAGGCGCGGCTGCTGGAGCGCAACCGCATCGCCCATGACATGCACGACAGCCTCGGCCACCAGCTCGCCCTGATCTCCGTGCACGCGGGCGCCCTCCAGGTCGACCCGGAGCTGACCGCGAACCAGCGGGAGGCCGTACGGATCCTCCGGGGTGCCTCCGTCACCGCGATGGCGGAGCTGCGGGCGGCGGTGGGGGTGCTCCACGACGAGGCGGAGTACGGGGAGTACCGGGAACACCAGGGGCACCAGCCGCAGTCGGTGGGCGACGCCGCCTCGGTGTCGTACGCGCCCCGTACCATCGCCGCCATCGACGGCCTGGTCGAGTCGTCCCGGGGCGCGGGCACGGCCGTGTCGCTGGACCGAAGCGGTGTCCGGCGGCCGTTGGCGCCCGCCGCCGACCACGAGGCGTACCGCATCGTCCAGGAGGGGCTGACCAACGCCCACAAGCACGCGCCGGGCGCCCCGATACGCCTTGCCCTGCGGTACGAACCGGACAGCCTGGTCGTGGAGGTCACCAACGGGCCCGTGTCGGGCGGAGCGCCCGAGGTGCCGCCGGAGATCAGCGGCGGCCAGGGGCTGAAGGGGCTGTGCGAGCGGGTCGGCCGGGTCGGCGGCATGGTGCACACCGGGCCCACCGAGGACGGCGGCTTCCGGATCGCGGGGATGCTGCCGTACGGGGAGGAGAGCAAGGCGGGAAGCGGCGCGGAGGGCCGGGTGGGGAACCTCGGGGGACACGGGGCGGGGAGCGGTGCGCGGGGCGGCGCGGGACCGAATGGCGCGACCTCGGTCGTATCGGCTCGCGACTTTCGGGGGCAGCGGCGTCCCGGGGCGGTGGGCGACGGTGGAACGGTCATCAACGGGGCCGATCCACAAAGGGAGTTCACCACCACTATGAGTACCAGGAAGAACGTCGCCATCGGCTGTGCCGTCACCGCCGTCGTCCTCGTCGCGGGCGTCATCGGCCTGGGCGTCTGGGGGATCGGCGTCATGACGGAAGAGGTGAAGAAGGCGGACATCTCGCCGAGCGTCTACGAGGAGGCGAAGGTCGGGGACGCCGAGGCCGACATCCAGGCCAGGCTCCCCGAAGAGGACTCGTGGCTCACCTCGGACCTGGCGGACCAAGGGCCCAAGCTGCCCGAGGGAGCGACGTGCCGGCACTTCACCTCCAAGGACGACCAGGGGGCCGACGCCCTCACCGTCTTCCGGTTCTGCTTCCAGGACGGGAAGTTGGTCTCCAAGGAGACGTACAAGGCGAAGTGA